The following are encoded together in the Terriglobia bacterium genome:
- a CDS encoding alpha/beta hydrolase, giving the protein MPTIQTNGVELYYQESGAGPETIVFSHGLLMDHAMFHAQRAAFERRYRVIAYDHRGQGQSQDPGAGYDMETLTEDAAALITSLNAAPCHFAGLSMGGFVGMRLAARHRELVRSLTLMNTGAQKEETFSRLKFNFLAQLVKLMGTAPFAGIAVTELFGKSTRASTSPAKQAMLKEWTAKLRSRPKNTARALMGVMNRREVSSDELAGIRCPTLIIAGEDDKPQPPFRSERLAAAITGSKLVRIPACGHSSSLEAPDAVITAMRELMNRA; this is encoded by the coding sequence ATGCCCACCATCCAAACCAACGGCGTTGAGCTCTACTACCAGGAATCCGGCGCTGGCCCGGAGACCATTGTTTTCTCCCACGGCCTGCTGATGGACCACGCGATGTTCCACGCCCAGCGTGCAGCCTTTGAGCGGCGCTACCGGGTGATTGCCTACGACCATCGCGGGCAGGGCCAGTCGCAGGACCCGGGCGCGGGCTATGACATGGAGACCCTCACCGAAGACGCCGCTGCGCTGATCACTTCGCTCAACGCCGCGCCCTGCCATTTTGCCGGGCTCTCCATGGGAGGCTTTGTGGGGATGCGTCTGGCGGCGCGGCATCGCGAACTGGTGCGCTCGCTCACCTTGATGAATACCGGCGCGCAAAAAGAAGAGACCTTCAGCCGGCTGAAATTCAATTTTCTTGCGCAGCTGGTCAAACTGATGGGGACCGCGCCGTTTGCCGGCATTGCCGTGACCGAGTTGTTCGGCAAGTCCACGCGGGCCAGCACAAGTCCCGCCAAGCAGGCCATGCTTAAAGAATGGACAGCCAAGCTGCGTTCGCGTCCCAAGAACACGGCACGCGCTCTGATGGGCGTGATGAACCGCCGCGAGGTTTCGAGCGACGAGCTGGCGGGGATACGCTGCCCCACGCTGATCATCGCCGGGGAAGACGACAAGCCGCAGCCGCCGTTCCGATCAGAGCGGCTGGCCGCGGCCATCACGGGATCAAAGCTGGTGCGAATCCCGGCATGCGGCCACAGCAGCTCATTGGAAGCGCCGGACGCGGTCATTACCGCCATGAGAGAGTTGATGAACAGAGCGTAG
- a CDS encoding tetratricopeptide repeat protein: MKYSFPHRLLSLVLITVFLTSQVWATCGGGGGGGMGGMSGGSSTTVYKVPWKLITPEVQPKEGLAIYWFPVSDVEFKNSSLLESRTLQLYSQQCVTMGVVDARTALGQKYVPDGKLPVAVLAQADGTVVGKLEANKEGKLKVGDLEKLLDSEIKKRENAVKEKFEDAKAKAKAGDSQTAIQELRAVYDQKCLFPKRGKDAQKELKKLGVEVAEVPDAPNFDPAVSAQIQKTMRAGLKAENAAKYEDAERLYQAAVKLDPADPTPLRFLAELYRHHIGDWDKARKTFDAILAMPADPMSRAVALHGLGKMTIHEGDFKKGLSLMEDSVREYPLALAYRNLAVYWNSEGDVAKADAYTKEALKLDPKDPYNLIFAAAFMAGNGHGDEALKIARENEKLLPASYNLAAIYAQAGQKQKALDLLKRHFFTYERYEAVRSKEMMEARVDAVFASLMTDKDFMALTSGADGRLPMRMSPNAKPAGN; encoded by the coding sequence ATGAAATACTCCTTCCCCCACCGCCTGTTGTCCCTTGTTTTGATCACGGTTTTCCTTACGTCGCAGGTCTGGGCGACCTGTGGAGGCGGCGGAGGCGGAGGCATGGGCGGCATGTCCGGCGGCTCCAGCACAACGGTCTACAAGGTGCCGTGGAAGCTGATCACGCCGGAGGTCCAGCCCAAAGAAGGCCTGGCCATCTACTGGTTCCCGGTTTCTGACGTGGAGTTCAAGAACTCCAGCCTGCTGGAATCGCGCACGCTGCAGCTTTACTCGCAACAGTGCGTGACCATGGGCGTGGTGGACGCGCGCACCGCGCTCGGCCAAAAGTATGTCCCGGATGGCAAGCTGCCGGTGGCAGTGCTGGCGCAGGCGGACGGCACGGTGGTCGGCAAGCTGGAAGCCAACAAGGAAGGCAAGCTGAAAGTCGGCGACCTGGAAAAGCTTCTGGACAGCGAGATAAAGAAGCGCGAAAACGCCGTCAAAGAAAAGTTTGAGGACGCCAAGGCCAAAGCCAAGGCCGGCGACAGCCAGACCGCCATCCAGGAACTGCGGGCCGTGTATGACCAGAAGTGCCTCTTCCCCAAGCGCGGCAAAGACGCGCAAAAAGAACTGAAGAAGCTGGGCGTGGAAGTGGCGGAAGTCCCTGACGCTCCCAACTTTGATCCGGCGGTGAGCGCGCAGATCCAGAAGACCATGCGCGCCGGCCTGAAAGCCGAAAACGCCGCCAAGTACGAAGACGCTGAGCGTCTGTACCAGGCCGCCGTCAAGCTCGATCCGGCCGATCCCACGCCTCTGCGTTTCCTGGCGGAACTCTATCGCCACCACATTGGCGACTGGGACAAGGCCCGCAAAACGTTTGACGCTATCCTGGCCATGCCGGCTGACCCCATGTCGCGCGCCGTCGCGCTGCACGGCCTGGGCAAGATGACCATCCACGAAGGCGACTTCAAAAAAGGCCTGTCGCTGATGGAAGATTCCGTCCGCGAGTACCCGCTGGCTCTGGCGTACCGCAACCTGGCCGTGTACTGGAACAGCGAAGGCGATGTCGCGAAAGCTGATGCCTACACCAAAGAAGCCTTGAAGCTCGATCCTAAAGATCCTTACAACCTGATCTTTGCCGCGGCCTTCATGGCCGGCAACGGACACGGCGACGAAGCGCTGAAGATCGCCCGCGAAAACGAAAAGCTGCTGCCCGCCAGCTACAACCTGGCCGCCATCTACGCGCAGGCCGGACAGAAACAGAAAGCGCTGGACCTGCTCAAGCGGCACTTCTTCACTTACGAGCGTTATGAAGCGGTCCGCAGCAAAGAGATGATGGAAGCCCGCGTGGACGCGGTGTTTGCGTCGCTGATGACCGACAAGGACTTCATGGCCCTGACCAGCGGCGCCGACGGCCGCTTGCCCATGCGCATGAGTCCGAATGCCAAGCCGGCGGGGAACTGA
- a CDS encoding methyltransferase domain-containing protein, giving the protein MDFTNCYDDATRAASYAQLEFANTYYLAYRDIPGIIREHVRGTRALDFGCGTGRSTRFVKQLGFSAVGVDIAPEMVAKARELDPGGDYRVAKDDDMSEFQAGAYDLVLSAFTFDNIPGLETKVRLFRDLGRLLRHSGNRDSGKIISVVSSPEIYVHEWASFSTKDFPENRQARSGDRVKIITTDFPDRRPTEDILWTDEAYRDVYSRAGLRVVAIYKPLATGDEPYKWVNETAIAPWVIYVLGSSR; this is encoded by the coding sequence ATGGATTTCACCAACTGTTATGACGACGCGACGCGGGCCGCGTCCTATGCGCAACTGGAGTTCGCCAATACCTACTACCTGGCTTATAGGGACATTCCCGGGATCATACGTGAGCATGTAAGAGGAACCAGAGCGCTTGACTTCGGCTGCGGGACGGGGCGATCAACCCGGTTCGTCAAACAACTTGGATTCAGTGCCGTTGGCGTGGATATCGCACCGGAGATGGTGGCGAAAGCCAGGGAACTCGATCCTGGCGGAGATTACCGCGTTGCCAAAGATGATGATATGAGCGAGTTTCAGGCTGGCGCATACGATCTTGTTCTCTCTGCGTTCACTTTTGACAACATCCCTGGCCTGGAGACCAAGGTGCGCCTCTTTCGTGATCTCGGAAGGCTGCTCCGACATTCAGGGAATCGGGATTCAGGGAAGATCATCAGTGTGGTTTCGTCGCCTGAGATTTATGTTCACGAATGGGCGTCGTTCTCGACCAAGGACTTTCCCGAAAACCGCCAGGCGCGATCAGGCGACCGGGTGAAGATCATCACCACAGATTTCCCGGACCGCCGTCCTACGGAAGACATCCTGTGGACCGACGAAGCGTACCGGGACGTTTACTCGCGCGCCGGCCTGAGAGTGGTTGCCATCTACAAGCCGCTGGCGACGGGCGATGAACCCTACAAGTGGGTGAATGAAACCGCGATCGCACCCTGGGTGATTTATGTGCTGGGAAGCAGCCGCTAG
- a CDS encoding twin-arginine translocase TatA/TatE family subunit, which yields MFEGMFQPMHLLVILMIALLFFGPSKLAGLGKGLGDGIRGFKDALKETAPSSDSTDSK from the coding sequence ATGTTTGAAGGTATGTTCCAGCCGATGCATCTGCTGGTGATTCTGATGATCGCTCTTCTGTTTTTTGGTCCCAGCAAACTGGCTGGATTGGGCAAGGGCCTGGGCGACGGCATTCGCGGCTTCAAGGACGCTTTGAAGGAAACTGCGCCCAGTTCAGATTCGACTGATTCAAAGTAG
- a CDS encoding 3-hydroxyacyl-CoA dehydrogenase: MAEIKTVAVIGAGIMGRGIAHVAALGGYRTILEDILPASLRTAESEIRSNLDKAIELGKISKPDADAAFTRLEYAGSVEEAAREADLVIEAVPEEMESKIEIFTLLDKICRPKTILASNTSSLSVTEIASVTYRAKKILGMHFFNPVHKMKLLEVVRALETDDETIAACAEVGRRMGKEVVVIKEAPGFITSRINAMIGNEAFYMLQEGIASAADIDKALKLGLNHPMGPFELVDLVGLDTRLHILEYLHKSLGEKFRPSPLLVQYVKAGRLGRKAGKGVYEYPDK; the protein is encoded by the coding sequence ATGGCCGAGATCAAGACCGTAGCCGTCATCGGCGCGGGGATCATGGGCCGGGGCATTGCCCACGTGGCGGCCCTGGGCGGCTATCGCACCATCCTTGAGGACATTCTGCCGGCCAGCCTGCGCACGGCGGAAAGCGAAATCCGCTCCAACCTGGACAAAGCCATTGAGCTGGGCAAAATCTCCAAGCCCGATGCCGACGCCGCGTTCACCCGCCTGGAGTATGCCGGCAGCGTGGAAGAAGCCGCGCGCGAAGCCGACCTGGTGATTGAAGCCGTGCCGGAAGAAATGGAGTCGAAGATTGAAATCTTCACGCTGCTCGATAAAATCTGCCGCCCCAAGACCATCCTGGCTTCGAACACATCATCGCTCAGCGTCACGGAGATTGCGTCGGTCACCTATCGCGCCAAAAAGATCCTGGGCATGCACTTCTTCAATCCTGTGCACAAGATGAAGCTGCTGGAAGTGGTGCGCGCCCTGGAGACCGATGACGAGACCATCGCCGCCTGTGCCGAGGTCGGCCGCCGCATGGGCAAGGAAGTGGTGGTCATCAAGGAAGCGCCGGGCTTCATCACCAGCCGCATCAATGCGATGATCGGCAATGAGGCGTTTTACATGCTGCAGGAAGGCATTGCGTCGGCTGCGGACATTGATAAGGCGCTCAAGCTTGGCCTGAACCATCCCATGGGACCGTTTGAACTGGTGGACCTGGTGGGACTGGACACACGCCTGCACATCCTCGAATACCTGCACAAATCATTGGGAGAAAAGTTCCGGCCGTCGCCGCTGCTGGTGCAGTACGTGAAAGCCGGCAGGCTGGGACGCAAAGCGGGCAAGGGCGTGTACGAATATCCGGACAAGTGA
- a CDS encoding glutaminyl-peptide cyclotransferase codes for MKPAFVQLALVLLFAALPPLLAGQAGTAKPVATAPEYTYKVIHVFPHDPSAYTQGLFYHQGFLYEGTGLSGHSSLRKVKLETGEVVQRVDLAPEFFGEGVALLKNQILQLTWQSHVGFVYNLSDFHLVQQFSYEGEGWGLTSNGRDVFMSDGTAEIRVLDGRTFAEKRRLKVHDGNMPVTQLNELEWVEGEIFANVWHTDRIARISPQSGKVVGWINLKGLLSPMYRRQPEAVLNGIAYDPQGKRLFVTAKLWPSIFEIQLARKERK; via the coding sequence ATGAAGCCGGCCTTTGTACAACTCGCCCTTGTGCTCTTGTTCGCTGCGCTGCCGCCGCTGCTGGCCGGCCAGGCAGGCACTGCGAAGCCGGTTGCAACCGCACCGGAGTACACCTACAAGGTGATTCACGTGTTCCCGCATGATCCGTCGGCGTACACGCAAGGTTTGTTCTACCACCAGGGATTTCTCTATGAAGGCACGGGTCTAAGCGGGCACTCGTCCCTGCGCAAGGTAAAGCTGGAAACAGGAGAAGTTGTCCAACGCGTGGACCTGGCGCCGGAGTTCTTTGGCGAAGGCGTTGCTCTTCTCAAGAACCAGATCCTGCAGCTCACGTGGCAGTCGCACGTGGGATTCGTCTACAACCTGAGCGACTTCCACCTGGTGCAGCAGTTTTCCTACGAAGGAGAAGGCTGGGGCCTGACCAGCAACGGCCGCGACGTCTTTATGAGCGACGGCACCGCCGAAATCCGCGTCCTTGACGGCCGCACGTTTGCCGAAAAGCGGCGCTTGAAGGTGCACGACGGCAACATGCCGGTCACGCAACTCAACGAGTTGGAGTGGGTGGAGGGAGAAATCTTCGCCAACGTCTGGCATACCGACCGCATCGCGCGCATCTCTCCGCAAAGCGGCAAGGTGGTGGGCTGGATCAACCTCAAAGGCCTGCTCAGCCCCATGTACCGCCGGCAGCCGGAAGCCGTGCTGAACGGCATCGCTTACGATCCCCAGGGGAAGCGGTTGTTCGTCACCGCCAAGCTTTGGCCCAGCATCTTTGAGATCCAGTTGGCGCGGAAAGAACGGAAATGA
- the malQ gene encoding 4-alpha-glucanotransferase yields MLSERCAGILLHPTSLAGPGLGDLGPQAYAFADFLARARLGLWQVLPLSPPGFGNSPYSAISAFAGNPLLISLERLADRGWIAHEQIQNHLPPQGRINFDEVKAFKLPHLRQAAQNFLEGRGGDHRRFEDFKRDNAWWLEDYVLFLLIRRVHKRALWSAWPSDLARRSAEALHAFGTEYRQQLEVERVIQFAFHEQWSALREYCGQRSIRIVGDVAIFVNHDSADVWRNPELFHLDDNLQPATVAGVPPDLFSQTGQRWGNPLYRWDVLRAQNYQWWVQRMSWALKACDVVRLDHFRGFESYWEIPAAEPTAIHGRWVEGPKDDLFRVLRERLGDLPFIAEDLGLITREVHALRERLGIPGMKVLQFGFGDPGAHIYLPHNFVSNCVVYTGTHDNDTTVGWWQSGASEDEKRHATQYFGQPQDGMNWAMIRAAFASVARVALVPMQDVLSLGSEARMNIPSRPDGNWGWRLAPGMASDELADKLAALSAITDRVSPIAERRQSAAKLEDFAA; encoded by the coding sequence ATGCTGTCGGAACGTTGCGCTGGAATCCTGCTGCATCCGACTTCTCTGGCCGGCCCCGGTCTGGGCGACCTGGGCCCGCAAGCCTATGCCTTTGCTGACTTCCTGGCGCGCGCGCGCCTGGGTCTGTGGCAGGTGCTGCCGCTTTCGCCGCCGGGCTTTGGCAACTCGCCGTACTCGGCGATTTCCGCTTTTGCCGGCAATCCCCTGCTCATCAGCCTGGAACGACTGGCGGACCGCGGATGGATCGCCCACGAACAAATCCAGAACCATCTTCCTCCCCAGGGCCGGATCAATTTTGACGAAGTGAAAGCCTTCAAGCTGCCCCATTTGCGCCAGGCCGCGCAGAATTTTCTGGAAGGCCGCGGCGGCGACCACCGCCGCTTTGAAGATTTCAAGCGCGACAACGCCTGGTGGCTGGAAGACTACGTTCTCTTCCTGCTCATCCGCCGCGTTCACAAGCGCGCGCTGTGGAGCGCGTGGCCCAGCGACCTGGCGCGCCGTTCCGCCGAAGCCCTGCACGCCTTTGGCACGGAATACCGGCAACAACTGGAAGTTGAGCGCGTCATCCAATTCGCGTTTCATGAGCAGTGGAGCGCCTTGCGGGAATACTGCGGGCAGCGCAGCATCCGCATCGTCGGCGACGTGGCCATCTTCGTCAACCATGACAGCGCCGACGTGTGGCGCAATCCCGAGCTATTTCACCTGGATGACAATCTGCAGCCGGCGACGGTGGCCGGCGTGCCTCCCGACCTGTTCAGCCAGACCGGCCAGCGCTGGGGCAATCCGCTGTATCGCTGGGACGTGCTGCGCGCGCAAAACTACCAGTGGTGGGTGCAGCGCATGTCCTGGGCGCTGAAGGCATGTGACGTAGTGCGGCTGGACCACTTCCGCGGATTTGAAAGTTACTGGGAAATACCCGCCGCCGAGCCCACCGCCATTCACGGCCGCTGGGTGGAGGGCCCCAAGGACGATCTGTTCCGCGTGCTGCGGGAACGCCTGGGCGACCTACCGTTCATCGCCGAAGACCTGGGGTTGATCACCCGGGAAGTCCACGCCTTGCGCGAACGCCTGGGCATTCCGGGGATGAAGGTGCTGCAGTTCGGCTTCGGCGATCCCGGCGCGCACATCTATCTTCCCCACAATTTCGTCTCCAATTGCGTGGTGTACACCGGTACGCATGACAATGACACCACCGTAGGCTGGTGGCAGTCCGGCGCGAGTGAGGACGAAAAACGGCACGCCACGCAATATTTCGGCCAGCCGCAGGACGGCATGAACTGGGCGATGATCCGCGCGGCGTTTGCGTCGGTGGCCCGTGTGGCGCTGGTCCCCATGCAGGACGTTCTGTCATTGGGCAGCGAAGCGCGCATGAACATTCCCTCGCGGCCTGATGGCAACTGGGGATGGCGGCTCGCCCCGGGCATGGCCAGCGACGAACTGGCGGACAAGCTGGCCGCGCTGTCTGCGATCACTGACCGTGTGTCGCCAATCGCTGAAAGGCGGCAGAGCGCTGCGAAGCTGGAAGACTTTGCCGCGTAA
- a CDS encoding peptidylprolyl isomerase: MIRFLQSGNKAVKYVLSAFLLIICVSMLWYLIPSSGTALDTNQQGVVASVAGEDIRTADVNDLVQQQMRQQQGRIPDFYIPILRQQAVMQLIQRAEVRYEAERLGLKVSDQEVQDELQNGMSKAYFFPDGKFIGKQKYEELLKLNGKTPETFENDVRQQLMVSKLISAVGASANASDAEVEQAYKDRNLKVKFQYAVLNLDDLTKQIKPTPSEVEAFFAANKAGYQSAIPEKRQVRYFVINDKDVESKITVDAAELQRYHLSHQDEYRVPERVRVRHILISTPPASPDGKVDQKAVDEARVKAEGILKQIKAGGDFAELAKKNSQDSSAADGGELGWIVKGQTVAEFEKVAFAQNKGQISDLVKTIWGFHIIQTEEKQDAHVKPLAEVQATIEPVLKAQKTSAALEAKAKEAEDTATKQGLDKAAAKYGAPVVQSNLITRNDALPGVGASPQLMQQVFSTKEKSPPQTARVATGYVFFELQKVEPARAPALEEVRDKVTKDFVSSRSAELLRKKGQELANRAHAENDLAKAAKEVGATFKTSELVDRNAQVADIGALSGPAAVAFTMKRGDISGALNLGTREAVIAITDRQEPSAADPQFAKDRDQLREQIVQQRQEQAWRLFLEALGARMEKEGKVKINQAEMNGLTRTRG, from the coding sequence AGCATGCTGTGGTACCTGATCCCCAGTTCCGGCACCGCCCTGGACACCAACCAGCAGGGCGTCGTCGCCAGCGTGGCGGGAGAAGACATCCGCACCGCTGATGTCAACGATCTGGTGCAGCAGCAGATGCGGCAGCAGCAGGGCAGAATTCCCGACTTTTATATTCCCATCCTGAGGCAGCAGGCCGTCATGCAGTTGATCCAGAGGGCGGAAGTCCGCTATGAGGCTGAGCGCTTGGGATTGAAGGTTTCTGACCAGGAAGTGCAGGACGAGCTGCAAAACGGCATGAGCAAAGCCTACTTTTTCCCCGATGGCAAGTTCATCGGCAAACAAAAGTATGAAGAGCTGCTGAAGCTGAATGGCAAGACGCCGGAGACTTTTGAGAACGACGTCCGCCAGCAACTGATGGTTTCCAAGCTGATCAGCGCAGTGGGCGCGAGCGCAAATGCGTCTGATGCCGAGGTTGAGCAGGCCTACAAAGACCGCAATCTCAAGGTAAAGTTCCAATACGCGGTGCTGAACCTGGACGATCTGACCAAGCAGATCAAACCCACGCCGAGCGAGGTGGAAGCTTTTTTTGCGGCCAACAAAGCCGGCTACCAGAGCGCCATCCCGGAAAAGCGGCAGGTCCGCTACTTCGTGATCAATGACAAAGACGTGGAAAGCAAAATAACGGTGGACGCTGCGGAGCTGCAGCGCTATCACCTTTCCCACCAGGATGAATATCGCGTTCCGGAGCGGGTGCGGGTGCGGCACATTCTGATCTCCACGCCACCGGCGAGTCCGGACGGCAAAGTGGACCAGAAGGCCGTGGACGAAGCCCGTGTCAAGGCCGAGGGCATTCTCAAGCAGATCAAGGCTGGCGGTGATTTTGCCGAACTGGCCAAGAAGAACTCCCAGGACAGCAGCGCGGCGGACGGCGGCGAGCTGGGCTGGATCGTCAAGGGCCAGACCGTGGCAGAGTTTGAAAAGGTTGCTTTTGCCCAGAACAAAGGCCAGATCAGCGATTTGGTGAAGACCATCTGGGGCTTCCATATTATCCAGACGGAAGAGAAGCAAGACGCCCACGTTAAGCCGCTGGCGGAGGTGCAGGCCACTATTGAGCCTGTCCTGAAGGCGCAGAAAACCAGTGCGGCGCTGGAGGCCAAGGCCAAGGAAGCTGAGGACACGGCCACCAAGCAGGGCCTGGACAAAGCTGCGGCAAAATACGGAGCGCCGGTGGTGCAGAGCAATCTGATAACCCGGAATGACGCGCTGCCGGGCGTTGGCGCCTCGCCGCAGTTGATGCAGCAAGTCTTCTCCACTAAGGAAAAGTCCCCGCCGCAGACGGCCCGCGTAGCCACCGGGTATGTATTCTTCGAACTTCAGAAAGTGGAACCGGCGAGGGCCCCGGCGCTGGAAGAAGTACGCGACAAAGTGACCAAGGATTTCGTCAGCAGCCGCTCTGCCGAGTTGCTACGCAAGAAAGGGCAAGAGTTGGCGAATCGCGCCCACGCTGAGAATGATCTGGCGAAAGCCGCCAAAGAGGTGGGAGCTACCTTCAAGACCAGCGAACTGGTGGACCGCAACGCGCAAGTCGCGGACATCGGCGCCTTGAGCGGCCCGGCAGCCGTGGCTTTTACCATGAAGCGGGGGGACATCAGCGGCGCTCTGAATCTGGGGACCCGGGAGGCCGTCATCGCGATCACCGACCGCCAGGAGCCTTCCGCCGCGGACCCGCAGTTCGCCAAGGACCGCGACCAATTGCGCGAACAGATCGTGCAGCAGCGCCAGGAGCAGGCATGGCGCCTCTTCCTGGAAGCTCTGGGCGCCCGCATGGAAAAAGAAGGCAAGGTAAAAATCAACCAGGCGGAGATGAACGGCCTGACCAGGACCCGTGGCTGA